The Mycolicibacterium monacense genome contains the following window.
CGGGATGTGCGACAAGGCGGTCAACCGGGTGGACACCGTGGTCGCGTCGGTCAACGACAAGATCGCACCGTCCTCTTCGGAACCCGCCACACCGCAGTCCAGCCGCGAGGCCAGCTAGCGCCGGGGCGGTGACCCGCCGATAACGCCGAACTTGCGCACTCCCTCTACGGTGGTGGGTGCTGTCTGTCGTCAGCATCGGTCCGGTGTGCAAAGGGGTGTCCGGCTTGGTCGGCCATGGGTTCGCGGTGTTCTTCGCCTTGCTTGCGGCGATCTTCATGGCGATCGGCATCGTCGTCCGTCAGCGCGCCACCATGGACGTGCCGCCCGAGAAGGGCGTCAGCACGGTCATGCTGATGACGCTGCTGCGTCGGCCGGTGTGGTGGGCGGGCACCGGCGCCGCGGTCGCCGGATTCGTCTTTCAGGCACTCGCCCTCGGATACGGGTCTCTGCTCCTGGTGCAGCCGGTGCTGGTCTCCGCACTGCTGTTCGCCCTGCCGTTGAGCGCACGCCTCGCCGGTCGTCGCGTGACCCGGGGGGAGTGGCTGTGGGCGCTGTTGCTGACAGCCGCGCTGACCGTGTTCGTCGCGTTGGCCAAGTCCAGCGCCGGTGACTACGACATCCCGGTCGCGCTGACGGTGATCGTGGTCGCGGTCTGCCTGGGCGTCGTGCTGGCCTGCGTGCTGATCGCGATCCGCGCCACCAACTGGCGGCGGGCGGTGATGCTCGCGGCGGCGGTCGGGGTGTTGTTCGGATTGGTCGCGGTGCTGACCAAGATCGTCATGCACATGATCACCGAGGGCCACGTGCGCACCGCGTTGACCACCCCCGCCCTGTACCTGCTCGTACTGCTCGGCGTCGGGGCGACGCTGCTGCAGCAGTCGGCGTTCCACGCCGGGTCGCTGCAGACGTCGGTGCCGACGATGCTGGTGCTCGAACCCGTGATCGCCGTCGTCCTGGGCGCCATCGTCCTCAACGAGCACATGCAGATCAGCGGACTGGAACCGATCGCGCTGGCCGCCGCCGCAGCGGCCATGATCGCCGCGACGGTCGCGCTCGGCCGCGACGAGGGGGCCTACGAGGAGAAGCTGGAAGCCGAACTGGCCGAACGGGTGGGGTGACCCGTTACGGGTTGATGGTGTTCTCGCCGATCTGGCGGCCCCACACGTACTCGATGGCCAGCGGCTGGCCGAGCTCGAGGTGGTTGTAGGGGGCCAGGGACGCGCCGGTGTCGAGGACCAGATACGGCGCCGGCCACAGATCACGGGTGACCTTCTGCCAGCAGCCGGGACGGCCCTCCGGCCCACCCTTGGCGTTGACCCGCGGCAGGTTGTCCGGGTACACCCACGGGTTCGATGCGCCCTGCACGGTGTTGTGCAGGTTCACCGAGTAGCCGTTGCCTCCGTTGAACTCGGTGAAGGCCGGTTCGGCGTCATGCCAGTTGCGGATCATGCAGAACAGCGACGGGCTGTTGCGGTCGAGGGTCTCGGACACCGGGATGAGGTCGTTGGTGCCGCGCACGAAATAGGGTCCGCCGCGTTCGAGCACGTCGCCGCCGGTGTTGCCG
Protein-coding sequences here:
- a CDS encoding DMT family transporter → MVGHGFAVFFALLAAIFMAIGIVVRQRATMDVPPEKGVSTVMLMTLLRRPVWWAGTGAAVAGFVFQALALGYGSLLLVQPVLVSALLFALPLSARLAGRRVTRGEWLWALLLTAALTVFVALAKSSAGDYDIPVALTVIVVAVCLGVVLACVLIAIRATNWRRAVMLAAAVGVLFGLVAVLTKIVMHMITEGHVRTALTTPALYLLVLLGVGATLLQQSAFHAGSLQTSVPTMLVLEPVIAVVLGAIVLNEHMQISGLEPIALAAAAAAMIAATVALGRDEGAYEEKLEAELAERVG